A region from the Arthrobacter roseus genome encodes:
- a CDS encoding glycosyltransferase family 4 protein, whose amino-acid sequence MSIHTILVAHPSADLYGSDRMLLESVEGLVGTGAHVVVTMPGTGPLTAELEARGAQVRICPSPVLRKSHLTPSGLIGLIGQSATAAVKSLRLLAALQPDAVYVNTVTIPLWPVLARLTGRRVVIHVHESEAQSPRILRRALNLPLFAAHRILINSRYSSRTLVGSWKKLHGRDTLIYNGIPGPAIHTPPRDTVRDGIRLLYVGRLSHRKGVAVAIEALAELKQRGVSAQLDIVGAVYPGNEEFEMGLKQAVLDHGLERNVTFHGFQSPVWPFLATSDIVLIPSRFDEPFGNTAVEGILAARPVIVSNTSGLREAAGPYGCTRFVPPSDVHGLADAVQEVSEQWSRYSALAVTDAETAAVRHDPAVYRRRIARAVLRKPDEALPATLRSTRSAGS is encoded by the coding sequence ATGAGCATCCACACCATCCTCGTTGCCCACCCCTCAGCAGACCTCTACGGTTCCGACCGGATGCTGCTCGAAAGCGTTGAAGGCCTTGTTGGAACGGGCGCACATGTGGTCGTGACCATGCCCGGAACAGGACCCCTCACCGCCGAACTCGAAGCCCGCGGAGCCCAGGTCCGCATCTGCCCCAGCCCTGTGCTGCGCAAAAGTCACCTGACGCCCTCAGGCCTCATCGGTCTCATCGGCCAGAGCGCGACGGCCGCGGTGAAATCCCTGCGACTACTCGCTGCCCTGCAACCCGACGCCGTCTACGTCAACACCGTAACCATCCCCCTCTGGCCTGTCCTGGCCCGTCTGACCGGACGCCGCGTGGTCATCCATGTCCACGAATCCGAAGCCCAATCTCCACGCATCCTCCGCAGGGCGCTTAACCTGCCGCTCTTCGCCGCCCACCGAATCCTTATCAACAGCCGCTACAGTTCGCGAACTCTCGTGGGTAGCTGGAAAAAACTTCACGGCAGGGACACCCTCATTTACAACGGCATACCCGGGCCAGCTATCCATACACCCCCGCGCGACACTGTGCGCGACGGCATCCGGCTGCTGTACGTGGGCAGGCTCTCCCACCGCAAGGGCGTGGCTGTAGCCATCGAGGCGCTCGCCGAACTCAAACAGCGCGGAGTCAGTGCTCAACTGGACATCGTCGGAGCCGTTTACCCCGGCAATGAAGAGTTCGAAATGGGGCTGAAGCAGGCCGTCCTGGACCACGGGCTTGAGCGCAACGTTACGTTCCACGGATTTCAGTCTCCAGTGTGGCCGTTCCTGGCAACCTCGGACATCGTTCTTATCCCTTCACGCTTTGACGAACCGTTTGGCAACACAGCCGTCGAGGGAATTCTCGCAGCACGGCCAGTCATTGTGAGCAACACCTCTGGCCTGCGGGAGGCCGCGGGTCCCTACGGTTGTACACGGTTCGTGCCGCCGTCGGACGTCCACGGACTGGCCGACGCCGTCCAGGAAGTGAGCGAGCAATGGTCCCGGTACAGCGCGCTCGCCGTCACCGACGCCGAAACGGCTGCCGTACGGCACGATCCGGCCGTCTACCGGCGCCGGATAGCCCGCGCGGTGCTGAGAAAACCGGACGAGGCGCTACCGGCAACCTTGAGAAGTACCCGGAGCGCAGGATCATGA
- the rfbA gene encoding glucose-1-phosphate thymidylyltransferase RfbA, with protein MKGIILAGGTGSRLHPITHGVSKQLVPVYDKPMIYYPLSTLILAGIHDILVITTPQDADQFERLLGDGSRFGISLTYVQQPAPEGLAQAFVLGADHIGSGPVALVLGDNIFYGPGMGTQLSRFGGINGAAVFGYQVADPSAYGVIEFDELGMAVSLEEKPVRPKSNFAVPGLYFYDNDVVEIAHNLRPSPRGELEITDVNMAYLNAGKLHVEILPRGTAWLDTGTFDSLLDASDFIRTVQKRQGLSIGCPEETAWRQGFLDDDGLQTAAAAYAKSGYGDYLLGLLADAPKPQLGRLILQTSDL; from the coding sequence ATGAAGGGCATCATCCTGGCCGGCGGGACCGGCTCCCGGCTCCACCCCATTACCCACGGCGTCAGCAAGCAGCTTGTCCCTGTCTACGACAAACCGATGATCTATTATCCCTTGTCCACGCTGATCCTCGCGGGCATCCACGACATCCTGGTGATCACCACCCCCCAGGATGCCGATCAGTTTGAACGACTTCTGGGCGACGGTTCACGGTTCGGAATCTCGTTGACCTATGTGCAGCAGCCGGCGCCGGAGGGACTTGCCCAAGCATTCGTTCTGGGCGCCGACCACATTGGTTCTGGTCCGGTGGCGTTGGTCCTGGGGGACAACATTTTTTATGGTCCAGGCATGGGCACGCAGCTGAGCCGGTTCGGCGGGATCAACGGAGCCGCGGTGTTTGGCTATCAGGTAGCTGATCCTTCCGCCTACGGCGTGATTGAATTCGATGAGCTCGGTATGGCCGTTTCCCTGGAAGAAAAACCTGTCCGGCCCAAGAGCAATTTCGCGGTTCCGGGGCTCTATTTTTATGACAACGACGTCGTGGAGATTGCCCACAATCTGCGACCCTCGCCACGTGGCGAACTCGAAATCACTGATGTGAACATGGCATATCTGAACGCAGGCAAGCTGCATGTGGAAATCCTTCCCCGCGGCACAGCATGGCTGGATACCGGTACCTTCGACAGCTTGTTGGATGCCTCGGACTTCATTCGCACGGTGCAGAAACGACAAGGGCTCTCCATCGGCTGCCCAGAGGAAACCGCGTGGCGTCAGGGTTTTCTGGACGACGACGGTCTACAAACCGCTGCCGCAGCCTACGCGAAAAGCGGGTACGGCGATTACCTGCTGGGCTTGCTGGCCGATGCGCCAAAGCCGCAGTTGGGCCGGCTCATCCTGCAGACTTCGGATCTCTAG
- the sufU gene encoding Fe-S cluster assembly sulfur transfer protein SufU, giving the protein MAQLDQLYQQIILDHAKERHGRGLIDPEPGHRHGESHQLNPVCGDEITLRTCLDHGTITSLTWEGDGCAISQASASILADLGPGLTRDDLIVRVDAFRDLMRSRGKGEADEELLGDAAALTGVSRFPARVKCAMLAWVALEEALLAAN; this is encoded by the coding sequence ATGGCACAACTCGACCAGCTTTATCAGCAGATCATCCTCGATCACGCGAAGGAACGTCACGGCAGGGGGCTGATTGATCCTGAGCCCGGGCACCGCCACGGGGAATCCCACCAGCTGAATCCTGTATGTGGCGATGAAATCACGTTGCGCACCTGTTTGGACCACGGGACCATCACCTCCCTCACGTGGGAGGGCGACGGCTGCGCTATTTCGCAGGCATCCGCCTCGATCCTCGCGGACTTGGGGCCAGGGCTGACCCGCGATGATCTTATTGTTCGCGTCGACGCTTTCCGGGACCTCATGCGATCCCGTGGCAAGGGTGAAGCAGATGAAGAACTGCTCGGAGACGCGGCTGCACTGACAGGAGTGTCCCGGTTTCCTGCACGCGTAAAATGCGCCATGCTGGCCTGGGTTGCCCTCGAAGAGGCACTTCTGGCAGCGAACTAG
- a CDS encoding SGNH hydrolase domain-containing protein, which yields MSRNRRPLRRLGYVGIAVHGGLTLVVVTALAINPSGNLPTAKTVAGVVASAGEPDVQGTADADSLGAAIKTALAAQDFPDLSPSVDELGTESWIGKVNETGCADVSAETAAQCITGPKDAKKTAAVLGDSFAIAWMPGIRAALEPAGYRVQALTRGQCPAANVTVTKDGGTAFPGCGDHRQWALKTINDMKPELVVLADADNTLDRLASGDGGEAGAKAVGAGLSATIAEIEASGSRVVVLAPPPEGKNLQECVTNFGSPSDCTRGVSPRWQLFHEASRAAAVEAGAEYVDTLNWFCSPSGECPGFVKSIPVRTDTSHLTIDYSTFLAPHIAQVLVPKDASPEEEEKDS from the coding sequence ATGAGTCGAAACCGTAGGCCATTGCGTCGGCTCGGCTATGTGGGCATAGCGGTCCATGGCGGGTTGACTCTGGTGGTGGTGACCGCACTGGCGATCAACCCCAGTGGGAATTTACCAACGGCAAAGACCGTAGCGGGAGTCGTGGCCTCTGCAGGTGAGCCGGACGTTCAGGGGACTGCCGATGCAGATTCCCTCGGCGCTGCCATCAAAACGGCCCTTGCAGCCCAAGACTTTCCTGACCTGAGTCCCTCGGTGGATGAGCTGGGCACCGAATCATGGATTGGGAAAGTCAACGAGACCGGTTGTGCAGACGTCAGCGCAGAGACTGCTGCGCAATGCATCACGGGGCCGAAGGATGCCAAAAAGACAGCGGCTGTCCTTGGCGACTCCTTCGCCATCGCCTGGATGCCAGGTATCCGAGCCGCACTGGAACCCGCGGGATATCGAGTTCAGGCGCTCACACGGGGACAGTGTCCAGCGGCAAACGTGACCGTGACCAAAGATGGCGGTACTGCCTTCCCCGGATGCGGAGACCATCGGCAATGGGCACTGAAAACCATCAACGACATGAAGCCGGAACTCGTGGTCCTCGCCGATGCCGATAACACACTCGACCGACTGGCGTCGGGTGACGGAGGGGAAGCCGGGGCCAAGGCCGTGGGAGCGGGTTTGAGCGCCACAATCGCCGAGATCGAAGCAAGCGGCAGCCGCGTCGTCGTCCTTGCCCCGCCGCCGGAGGGCAAGAACCTGCAGGAATGCGTCACCAACTTTGGATCGCCGTCGGACTGTACGCGTGGGGTGTCACCGCGCTGGCAACTGTTCCACGAGGCCTCGAGGGCCGCGGCCGTTGAGGCTGGTGCAGAGTACGTAGACACCCTGAACTGGTTCTGTAGCCCGTCGGGAGAGTGCCCTGGATTTGTGAAAAGCATCCCTGTCCGGACGGATACCAGCCACCTGACCATCGACTATTCAACGTTCCTGGCTCCACACATCGCCCAGGTACTTGTCCCGAAAGACGCGTCACCAGAGGAAGAGGAGAAAGACTCATGA
- a CDS encoding DUF2505 domain-containing protein, which yields MALNASTTLPYSPATITGVFTDEAFLKHTSEHVGGELQSLEVEGATDGPFRLTVVRTLPTDRLPDIAKKFVGATLTVTQKENWSAPAEDGSRQATVELSVGGVPINVNAVQKLVADGESTRVEVDGKVTSSIPFLGGKIADAAEPMIGKALNIQAAEAEKWLESR from the coding sequence ATGGCATTGAACGCCTCAACCACCCTGCCGTACAGCCCCGCCACCATTACCGGAGTCTTCACGGACGAAGCCTTCCTGAAGCACACCAGCGAGCATGTGGGCGGTGAGCTGCAGTCGTTGGAGGTCGAGGGCGCCACTGACGGTCCGTTCCGTCTGACCGTTGTGCGCACGCTTCCCACCGATCGGCTCCCGGACATCGCCAAGAAGTTCGTTGGCGCGACGCTGACCGTGACCCAGAAAGAAAACTGGTCCGCTCCCGCTGAGGACGGCTCCCGGCAGGCCACCGTTGAGCTTTCCGTTGGTGGCGTTCCAATCAACGTCAATGCCGTCCAGAAGCTGGTGGCCGACGGCGAAAGCACCCGCGTCGAGGTTGATGGCAAGGTCACGTCCTCCATTCCGTTCCTCGGTGGAAAAATTGCGGACGCCGCTGAACCTATGATTGGCAAAGCACTGAACATTCAGGCCGCTGAAGCCGAAAAGTGGCTCGAGTCCCGCTAG
- a CDS encoding SCO4848 family membrane protein: protein MSMPTPLALILILNGIWTIIVWPAFLRRILKDPRARNENGQPTRFMTIHLMLISTSIILGVATAVIGVRALMG, encoded by the coding sequence ATGTCCATGCCAACCCCATTGGCCCTGATCCTCATTCTGAACGGGATCTGGACCATCATTGTGTGGCCGGCGTTCCTTCGCAGGATCCTCAAGGATCCGCGCGCACGCAACGAGAACGGCCAGCCAACTCGATTCATGACGATTCACCTGATGCTGATCAGCACGTCGATCATCCTCGGGGTGGCAACGGCCGTCATCGGCGTCCGTGCCCTCATGGGCTGA
- a CDS encoding SufS family cysteine desulfurase, which produces MSVIGTPVNLQRAVPALGNDEVLRIRNDFPILDRSVNDRPLIYLDSGATSQKPISVLEAEQEFYEQRNAAVHRGAHLLAVEATDAFEDARETVAAFIGCASNELVWTSNATEAINLVAYAFSNASLGRGGDAARRFVIGPGENIVVTEMEHHANLVPWQELAFRTGAQLRYLPVTDDGRLDLSAAEETIDANTRVVAFTHASNVLGTINPVQELTELAHRKGAVVVLDACQSVPHFPVNVKELDVDFLAFSGHKMLGPTGIGALFGRQELLDAMPPFLTGGSMITTVTMERSEYLPAPQRFEAGTQRISQAVALAAAANYLSETGMERVADWEAKLGERLVAGLEQLPGIRVLGPAPGVDRIGLAAFDVAGVHAHDVGQFLDAEGIAVRVGHHCAQPLHRRLGLSATTRASTYLYNTSDDVDAFLAGVAAVRPYFGVN; this is translated from the coding sequence GTGTCCGTGATCGGAACTCCTGTTAACCTCCAGCGGGCTGTGCCTGCCCTCGGCAATGACGAGGTGCTGCGAATCCGTAATGATTTCCCGATTCTTGACAGATCGGTCAATGACCGTCCGCTCATTTATCTGGATTCCGGCGCAACATCGCAGAAACCGATCAGCGTGCTCGAAGCTGAGCAGGAGTTCTACGAACAGCGCAACGCAGCGGTGCATCGGGGCGCGCACCTCCTTGCCGTGGAGGCAACCGACGCCTTCGAAGATGCCCGCGAGACCGTGGCCGCGTTCATCGGGTGCGCCAGCAACGAACTCGTCTGGACGTCCAACGCCACGGAAGCTATCAACCTGGTCGCCTATGCGTTTTCCAATGCCTCCCTGGGCCGTGGGGGAGATGCAGCGAGACGTTTCGTCATTGGCCCGGGTGAGAACATTGTTGTCACCGAGATGGAGCACCATGCCAACCTGGTTCCCTGGCAGGAATTGGCGTTCCGCACGGGCGCGCAGCTGCGCTACCTGCCAGTCACGGATGACGGCCGTCTGGATCTCTCCGCAGCTGAAGAAACGATTGACGCCAACACAAGAGTCGTCGCGTTCACGCACGCGTCCAACGTGCTCGGTACCATCAACCCGGTTCAGGAGTTGACCGAACTGGCTCACCGTAAGGGCGCCGTCGTCGTTCTGGACGCCTGTCAGTCCGTGCCGCATTTTCCGGTGAACGTGAAGGAGCTCGACGTCGATTTCTTGGCGTTCTCCGGCCACAAAATGCTTGGTCCCACCGGGATTGGGGCACTTTTTGGCAGGCAGGAACTCCTTGATGCCATGCCGCCGTTCCTCACTGGCGGATCCATGATCACCACTGTCACCATGGAGCGCTCTGAGTACCTGCCCGCACCACAGCGTTTCGAAGCCGGTACGCAACGGATCTCTCAGGCCGTGGCGCTTGCTGCTGCCGCCAACTATCTCAGCGAGACGGGCATGGAGCGCGTTGCCGATTGGGAAGCGAAGCTGGGGGAGAGGCTTGTTGCGGGGCTGGAACAGCTTCCGGGCATCCGCGTTCTCGGACCGGCTCCGGGCGTGGACCGAATAGGTCTGGCAGCTTTCGACGTCGCCGGCGTTCATGCCCACGACGTCGGCCAGTTCCTGGACGCGGAAGGGATTGCTGTACGTGTTGGACACCACTGCGCGCAACCTCTGCACCGGCGGCTTGGGCTGAGCGCCACTACGCGCGCCAGCACGTACCTTTACAACACGAGCGACGACGTCGACGCTTTTCTGGCAGGCGTTGCAGCCGTTCGACCCTATTTTGGAGTTAACTAA
- a CDS encoding VanZ family protein — translation MDDRDSIIRGPRRSWIPQGLLAMYGVALLLIAYWPSPVDAVGAQTIDTALLWLHDNGGLAWINYALIESLSNVALFLPFGLLVAASLPLQWKWLAVPAGIAISILFEVGQGLFLPDRVSTSQDVLANGFGAALGVVIVYAWLQRKRTTQPRPY, via the coding sequence TTGGATGACCGCGACTCTATAATTCGAGGACCGCGGCGGTCCTGGATTCCGCAGGGGCTACTCGCCATGTATGGCGTTGCCCTCTTGCTGATCGCGTACTGGCCCAGTCCCGTGGACGCTGTTGGCGCACAGACCATAGACACTGCTCTCCTTTGGTTACACGACAATGGAGGGCTGGCTTGGATCAATTACGCGCTCATCGAGTCACTGTCGAACGTTGCTCTCTTCCTCCCGTTCGGGCTACTCGTGGCAGCCTCGCTCCCGCTGCAATGGAAGTGGCTCGCTGTGCCAGCCGGCATCGCGATCTCGATCCTGTTCGAGGTGGGGCAGGGCCTTTTCCTCCCAGACAGGGTCTCGACCAGTCAGGATGTGTTGGCAAACGGCTTTGGCGCGGCGCTTGGAGTTGTCATTGTTTACGCCTGGCTGCAGCGGAAGAGGACAACGCAGCCACGACCCTACTAG
- a CDS encoding adenylyltransferase/cytidyltransferase family protein, with protein MSAHRVGYAAGAFDLFHIGHLNVLRQAKSRCDYLIAGVVSDELCAQTKGTRPMIPLAERLEIVRSINCVDQAVAEDVPDKLQMWEQLQFNLFFKGDDWRGTPKGLALEERFSAVGVEVIYFPYTIHTSSTALRQALSMISVRQPSVDAVAGAQR; from the coding sequence ATGTCCGCGCATCGTGTAGGTTACGCCGCAGGCGCATTTGACCTGTTCCACATTGGCCACCTGAACGTCCTGCGACAGGCCAAAAGCCGCTGTGATTATCTCATTGCAGGGGTAGTCTCTGACGAACTATGCGCCCAGACCAAGGGCACCAGGCCCATGATTCCGCTCGCCGAACGCCTTGAAATAGTCCGCAGCATCAACTGTGTGGACCAAGCCGTCGCCGAAGACGTGCCCGACAAGCTCCAGATGTGGGAACAGCTCCAATTCAACCTGTTCTTCAAGGGTGATGACTGGCGCGGAACCCCCAAAGGACTGGCTCTGGAGGAACGCTTCAGCGCTGTCGGCGTCGAAGTCATCTACTTCCCGTACACCATTCACACCTCGAGCACGGCGCTCCGCCAAGCACTCAGCATGATATCCGTCCGCCAGCCCTCAGTAGATGCTGTGGCAGGGGCCCAGCGATGA
- a CDS encoding acyltransferase family protein yields MTSVPTQSRTHQRRDVQGLRAVAVIAVVLTHLFAWPTGGFVGVDVFFVISGFLITGLLLREFRATGRISFSTFYPRSSRSVERCTRWWR; encoded by the coding sequence ATGACCTCCGTCCCTACCCAGAGCAGGACCCATCAACGTCGGGATGTGCAGGGGTTGAGGGCTGTCGCGGTCATCGCCGTCGTCCTGACGCACCTGTTTGCCTGGCCGACCGGCGGCTTTGTGGGCGTGGACGTATTCTTCGTCATCAGCGGGTTCCTCATTACCGGACTGCTCTTGCGCGAGTTTCGAGCCACCGGGCGAATCAGTTTTTCTACCTTTTACCCGCGTTCTTCCCGGAGCGTGGAACGTTGTACGCGATGGTGGCGCTGA
- the nhaA gene encoding Na+/H+ antiporter NhaA, with the protein MAKEDPPAGTGAGPGNTTLSRGSYGETLRINEILRKETVGGILLLIVTVLALAWANSPVADSYFAIRDFEFGYEPWHLKLSVGEWAADGLLAIFFFLTGLELKREFIAGDLRRISRAIVPVAAAFGGVMVPAIFYVIVNLTSPETLRGWAIPTATDIAFALAVLAVISSHLPSALRIFLLTLAVMDDLIAIAIIAFFYSEDVELVYLLWMLLPLALFAFLAQKNPKFFGKRISAAWFILLPIGMVVWGLMHASGVHSTVAGVLLGFMIPVLRRKDGRAVTPRPNKPGLAEVFEHRFRPLSTGIAIPLFAFFSAGVVLGGVEGMIKAATDPVTIGIVAGLVLGKPIGIMATTWTLTKTTRANLDPNLKWVDILGVGVLAGVGFTVSLLVNDLSFAQGTEHNNHAKLGILAGSLISAIFATIILRIRNRHYRRIQEEEKVDSDEDGIPDVYEGR; encoded by the coding sequence ATGGCCAAGGAAGATCCGCCCGCTGGCACCGGAGCCGGTCCAGGCAACACCACTTTGTCCAGGGGCAGCTATGGTGAAACGCTGCGGATCAACGAGATCCTGCGCAAGGAAACCGTTGGCGGGATCTTACTGCTCATTGTTACGGTGCTCGCGCTTGCATGGGCCAATTCACCGGTAGCGGACAGCTATTTCGCCATCCGGGACTTCGAGTTTGGGTATGAACCGTGGCATTTGAAGCTCAGCGTGGGCGAGTGGGCTGCGGATGGACTCCTCGCGATCTTCTTCTTCCTCACAGGCCTTGAACTCAAGCGTGAATTCATCGCCGGGGACCTGCGCCGCATCAGCCGGGCCATTGTTCCCGTGGCCGCTGCCTTCGGCGGCGTCATGGTCCCGGCGATCTTCTACGTGATCGTCAACCTGACCTCACCGGAGACACTGCGCGGCTGGGCCATCCCCACGGCAACGGATATCGCCTTTGCGCTGGCCGTTCTTGCCGTCATCAGCTCGCATCTGCCAAGCGCCCTGCGGATCTTCCTGCTCACGCTGGCTGTCATGGACGATCTGATTGCCATCGCGATCATCGCGTTCTTCTATTCCGAGGACGTTGAGCTGGTCTACCTACTATGGATGCTGCTACCGTTGGCACTCTTTGCCTTCCTGGCTCAGAAAAATCCAAAATTCTTTGGAAAACGTATCTCCGCTGCCTGGTTCATCCTGCTGCCCATCGGCATGGTTGTCTGGGGACTTATGCACGCCTCCGGCGTTCACTCCACTGTTGCTGGGGTTTTACTCGGTTTCATGATTCCGGTATTGCGCCGGAAAGACGGTCGTGCAGTCACACCCAGGCCTAATAAGCCGGGTCTCGCGGAAGTCTTCGAGCACCGGTTCCGTCCCCTCTCAACCGGGATCGCTATTCCGCTGTTCGCATTCTTCTCCGCCGGTGTTGTCCTCGGCGGGGTTGAAGGCATGATCAAGGCGGCCACGGATCCGGTGACCATCGGTATTGTAGCGGGCCTGGTCCTGGGCAAGCCCATAGGCATCATGGCAACCACGTGGACGCTGACAAAAACCACGCGCGCCAATCTCGACCCCAACCTGAAGTGGGTGGATATTCTCGGTGTTGGCGTACTGGCTGGTGTCGGTTTCACCGTTTCATTGTTGGTCAACGACCTCAGCTTTGCGCAGGGAACAGAGCACAACAACCATGCCAAGCTGGGCATTCTCGCCGGATCATTGATCTCGGCCATTTTCGCCACCATCATCCTGCGGATACGTAACAGGCACTACCGACGTATTCAGGAAGAGGAAAAAGTGGACAGCGACGAGGACGGCATCCCCGATGTTTACGAGGGACGCTAG